The proteins below come from a single bacterium genomic window:
- a CDS encoding Wzz/FepE/Etk N-terminal domain-containing protein, whose protein sequence is MGEEPKGDNFLIRFLALVWARKWIIIFCGLFTGIVTLVLCFFFTPIYSSEMTILLPEKTQTMTSLLSAFGGMSIGGLVPTPVDLEAELLASRSVLEEVVVEYGLLPDYSEVPTNDDKTPYLSDFKANETAGGNDYTFEFTSDEGDYIIYTGKGRYIGSGANFDRFEAEGLSFVMACHSPEKGETFTVAINTPEEAAVNLSDMIDVTPSTGDTIVVTAESYTPVMSQNVVTAIVNKYIERTETYYSGTTGQLRSFLENQVNEVRAKLESDSRSLAAYSVEQMVYAPEVEVSTLIGQISALEQQRLLVKVQRQVAERLLESAQTSGTTISAESAAAAALGVPGTTATYDVATSQLETSLRTAEVELRDKRLRNMNKQLEELRTTELSLQREIDDIKGFLRDQPPKFVEYAQLKLEIAGYGELYKYLVAQYEQARLEEQRTLANRDVPRIVSAASYDSRPVRPRKVIYTLIGGLIGGLIGIGIVLGRNYLQRTAFMDRLKAEAAERTPRRRKRGRRGRGEDA, encoded by the coding sequence ATGGGGGAAGAGCCCAAGGGCGACAATTTTCTCATCCGTTTCCTGGCCCTGGTATGGGCGAGGAAGTGGATAATCATTTTCTGCGGTCTTTTTACCGGGATCGTCACGCTGGTTCTGTGCTTCTTCTTCACGCCCATCTACTCCTCGGAGATGACGATCCTCCTCCCCGAGAAGACGCAGACGATGACCTCGCTTCTGTCCGCTTTCGGCGGGATGAGCATCGGCGGGCTGGTGCCCACGCCCGTGGACCTCGAGGCCGAGCTGTTGGCCTCGCGGTCGGTGCTGGAGGAGGTGGTCGTCGAGTACGGCCTTCTGCCCGATTACTCCGAGGTTCCCACAAACGACGATAAAACCCCCTACCTCTCCGATTTCAAGGCCAACGAGACGGCCGGCGGAAACGACTACACCTTTGAGTTCACCTCCGATGAGGGGGACTACATCATCTACACCGGAAAGGGGCGCTACATCGGCTCCGGCGCGAATTTCGACCGCTTCGAGGCCGAGGGGCTCTCCTTCGTCATGGCCTGCCACTCCCCCGAGAAGGGCGAGACCTTCACCGTGGCGATAAACACGCCGGAGGAGGCCGCCGTCAATCTGAGCGATATGATTGACGTCACGCCCTCCACCGGCGACACGATCGTCGTGACCGCCGAGAGCTACACGCCGGTGATGTCGCAGAACGTCGTCACCGCCATCGTCAACAAGTATATCGAGCGCACCGAAACCTACTACTCGGGCACCACGGGCCAGCTCCGCTCCTTTTTGGAGAACCAGGTCAACGAGGTCCGGGCCAAACTCGAGAGCGACTCCCGCAGCCTGGCCGCCTACAGCGTGGAACAGATGGTCTATGCACCCGAGGTCGAGGTGAGCACCCTCATCGGACAGATATCGGCCCTCGAGCAGCAGCGCCTCCTGGTCAAGGTCCAGCGCCAGGTGGCCGAGAGGCTGCTGGAAAGCGCCCAGACGTCGGGCACCACCATCTCGGCGGAATCCGCGGCCGCGGCGGCCCTGGGCGTCCCCGGAACCACGGCGACTTACGACGTCGCCACCTCCCAGCTCGAGACGTCCCTGCGCACGGCGGAGGTGGAGCTGCGGGACAAGAGGCTGCGCAACATGAACAAGCAGCTCGAGGAACTGCGCACCACGGAGCTGTCCCTCCAGCGGGAGATTGACGACATCAAGGGCTTTCTACGCGACCAGCCCCCGAAGTTCGTCGAGTACGCCCAGCTCAAGCTGGAGATCGCGGGGTACGGCGAGCTCTACAAGTACCTCGTGGCCCAGTACGAGCAGGCCCGTCTCGAGGAGCAGCGTACCCTGGCTAACCGCGACGTCCCGCGTATCGTCTCCGCGGCGAGTTACGACTCGAGGCCGGTGCGGCCGCGGAAGGTCATCTACACACTCATCGGCGGCTTGATCGGCGGCTTGATCGGCATCGGGATCGTCCTCGGCCGCAACTACCTGCAGCGCACCGCGTTCATGGACCGTCTGAAGGCGGAGGCGGCCGAACGGACGCCCCGGCGCAGGAAGAGGGGACGCCGGGGTCGCGGTGAGGATGCGTAG